The window TTTGCATAGAAAGTACGGCTTACCTGTGCACCACCGAAAGAACGGTTAGCAAGCATACCGCCATACTCACGAGCGAATGGTACACCTTGTGCAACGCACTGGTCGATGATGTCGTTTGACACCTCAGCCAAACGATAAACGTTAGCCTCACGAGCACGATAGTCACCACCCTTTACTGTATCGTAGAACAGACGGTAAACTGAGTCACCATCATTCTGATAGTTCTTTGCAGCATTGATACCACCCTGTGCAGCGATAGAGTGTGCACGACGTGGTGAGTCCTGGATGCAGAAGTTATATACATTGAAGCCCATCTCACCGAGAGAAGCGGCAGCACTGGCACCAGCCAGACCTGTACCAACAACGATAACATCCAGTTTCAGTTTATTCTTTGGGTTAACCAAACGCTGATGAGCCTTATAGTTGGTCCATTTCTCAGCTACTGGTCCTTCTGGTATTCTGGAATTTAATGTCTTAGTCATGATTGTTTTGAATTAAATTTTCAACTTAGATACTTAATTATGCAGCACAGCAAAGGCTTGGTGCACAATGGAAAGCAAATGCAAGCACTACAACGAGGAAGCCGAGCATCAACAGAGTAACATAGATGTTACCAATGGTCTTCCAACGGTTGAACCATACTTTACCGTTGACACCCACTGTCTGCATAGCACTCCAGAAACCGTGAGAGAGGTGGAACCACAATGCAGCAATCCAGATTACATAAAGAACTACGTAAACAGGATTAGCAAATGTTACCTGGATGTACTCAAAACCATGACTTGGTGGAATCTGAACATGCATACCTGTAAGCTCTGCAAACATCATGTTGTACCAGAAGTTGAAGAGGTGAAGTCCAAGACCGAGCAACACAATAATACCGAGAACAAGCATGTTCTGGCTTGCCCACTCTACAGTTGCAGGCTTCTCTGTAACAGCATAACGATTGTCACCACGTGCACGGCGGTTCTGCGCTGTAAGAATGAACGCATAAACGATGTGACAAACTGCCAATGCGCCAAGACCAGCAGTAGCTACTACTGCATACCAATTGGCACCCAACAGCTCACAAATCATGTTGTAAGCTTCTCCAGAGAAGAGCGCAACAAGATTCATACAGCAGT is drawn from Prevotella melaninogenica and contains these coding sequences:
- a CDS encoding succinate dehydrogenase/fumarate reductase cytochrome b subunit, giving the protein MWLINSSIGRKVIMSVTGMALILFMTFHCCMNLVALFSGEAYNMICELLGANWYAVVATAGLGALAVCHIVYAFILTAQNRRARGDNRYAVTEKPATVEWASQNMLVLGIIVLLGLGLHLFNFWYNMMFAELTGMHVQIPPSHGFEYIQVTFANPVYVVLYVIWIAALWFHLSHGFWSAMQTVGVNGKVWFNRWKTIGNIYVTLLMLGFLVVVLAFAFHCAPSLCCAA